A single window of Loxodonta africana isolate mLoxAfr1 chromosome 10, mLoxAfr1.hap2, whole genome shotgun sequence DNA harbors:
- the LOC100667014 gene encoding ras-related protein Rap-2c-like, which yields MAWLAPRPAKGYRVVLLGSAAVGKTALATQFACGTFPAHCEPAVEDLFSKVIEVNSAPALLEIVDTVGAAHLVTLTDLYMRDGDGFVLLYSVDSEASFEAVRPLRERLGRLRGPRAIPLVLVATKADRDAERQVLSARGRALAREWRCPFLEITAKSKLMVDQVFTQIVREMEALAPAEAQVPDVPPSAQETWPSERFIG from the coding sequence ATGGCGTGGCTGGCGCCGCGGCCGGCCAAGGGCTACCGCGTGGTGCTGCTGGGCAGCGCGGCCGTGGGCAAGACGGCCCTGGCCACGCAGTTCGCCTGCGGGACCTTCCCGGCGCACTGCGAGCCAGCGGTCGAGGACCTCTTCAGCAAGGTGATCGAGGTGAACTCGGCGCCCGCGCTCCTGGAGATCGTAGACACGGTGGGCGCCGCGCACCTGGTCACGCTCACCGACCTGTACATGCGCGACGGCGACGGCTTCGTGCTGCTCTACAGCGTGGACAGCGAGGCCTCGTTCGAGGCGGTGCGGCCGCTGCGGGAGCGCCTGGGCCGCCTGCGGGGCCCCCGGGCCATCCCGCTGGTGCTGGTGGCCACCAAGGCCGACCGCGACGCCGAGCGCCAGGTGCTGTCGGCGCGGGGCCGCGCGCTGGCCCGCGAGTGGCGTTGCCCCTTCCTAGAGATCACGGCCAAGAGCAAGCTGATGGTGGATCAGGTGTTCACGCAGATCGTGCGGGAGATGGAAGCCCTGGCCCCGGCCGAGGCCCAGGTCCCAGACGTCCCCCCGAGTGCCCAGGAGACGTGGCCATCGGAAAGATTCATTGGCTAA